The DNA segment TGGGTAGTTTCCGTATCTAACCGCGCAGCCAAGGACAAGCCCGTTCCTACCGGTCACTACTGATCGTGTAGGAGCGGGCTTGCCCCGCGATGCGTCTAGACCGCCAGCGCCTTGCTCACCCGCCCACGCCGCACCCACGCCAGCAACACCGCCGCCATCAGCACGAAGCCCAGGTAGCCGAAGAACGGATACACCTCGCCCACCAGGCTGATGAACCCCACCAGGCTGCAGCCGAACGCCGCCACGCCCGTCACCAGCGAGCCCCAGCGAAATTGCGCAGTCCCCGCCGGCAACAGCCGCGACAAGAACGAAAACATCGTCCCCACCGCCGTGTTGACGATCATGCCGAAGATGATCAGGCACATCACCACGCCCAGCACTGGCGACACCTCGTTGGCAATCGACAACATCGGCATCGGCAGCTCAGCCACGCTGTCCAAGCGTGACAACAGCCCGGCGCTCATCACCAGCATCAGCAAACCCAGCGCCGCCCCGCCAATCAGCCCACCCCAGATTGCCGTCTTCTCGCCCTTGGCCGAGCCACCGAGAATCGCCAGGATCGGCGCACCGGCAACGATGTTGTAGGACACATACAAGAACGCCCCCAGCAACCAGTGCCGAGTGCCTGCCTGCTGCTGGCTGGCCAGCACATCCAGCTCGGCAAAACTCTGCTCGCGGGTGAACACGGCGTACAAGGCAATCGCCGAGGCGACCAGAATCAGCAGCGGCGTGATAGCGCCGATGGCCAGAATCACCTTCTGCACATCCAGGCACACGATCGCCACCACCACCAGCGTCACCAGTACGCTGCCGGCCAGGGCCGGTATGCCGAACTGCTGTTCGAGCAACGCCCCGCCACCGGCGAGCATCACCACGGTCACGGCGAACATGAAGAAGGTGATCAGCCAATCGACGAACAGCCCCAGATGACGGCCACAGATGGCCTGGATCACGTCCTTGTGCGAGGTGGCCTGTTGACGGTTGCCCAACCCCGCCAGGGCCATGCCCAGGAAGGTGAACAAGGCAGCACTGACCGCCGCGCCGACCAAGCCCCAGACTCCGAAGTCGACGAAGAACAACAACAGTTCCCGTCCGGACGCGAACCCCGCGCCCACGATCACACCGATGAAGGCACCGGCGATCTTCAGCTGCTCTTGCATGTGAACCTCTGGCTGTTAGTTATTGTTCTTGTTGGTTTTTGCACGGGTTGGCAGGCCCAGCCCCACTCAGCTCTGCCCGACAAACGCCTGCACTTCAATCTCCACATCCACCCCCAGCGCCAACGCCGAAGCCACGGTAGAACGCACCGGCAAGGCCGCGCCGAAGAACGCCTTGTACACCTCGTTGAAGCCGGCGAAGTGGCTCATGTCCGACAGCCACACGGTCACCTTCACCACTTGGTCGAAGCGCGCACCCGTCGCGGCCAGGCTCTCGCCAATACGCTCGCACACCGCGCGGGTCTGGGCCTGGATATCGCCGCGCACTACCTCACCGCCGGGGGTCATCGGCACTTGGCCCGAGAGGAACACAAAGCCTCCAGCCTTGACTGCACGGGAGAAGGGAAACGGCAAACTGCTCGGAAAACGCTGGATTTCATTGCTCATGACAAGCTCCTGGTTACGGTTGCTGAAAACGTGCAGGGGACAGCAGCTCAGGCACTACCCCCTGGGTGGTCAAGCTGGTGCAGATCGGCTGGCCCAGCAGCAGGTCGGCCGCCAGGCGTGAGGCGCCCGCCGCCGACTGGATGCCGTAGCCACCTTGTGCCGCCAGCCAGAAAAACCTCGGCATGCCTGGATCAAAGCCAAGCACCAGATCGCCATCGGCCACGAATGAACGCAGCCCCGCCCAGCTGTGGCTGGGGCGACGAATCTCAAGGGTGGTGATGGCTTCGATGTTGTAGATGCCCAGCGCCAGGTCCAGCTCTTCTGGCGCAGC comes from the Pseudomonas urmiensis genome and includes:
- a CDS encoding YkvI family membrane protein; this translates as MQEQLKIAGAFIGVIVGAGFASGRELLLFFVDFGVWGLVGAAVSAALFTFLGMALAGLGNRQQATSHKDVIQAICGRHLGLFVDWLITFFMFAVTVVMLAGGGALLEQQFGIPALAGSVLVTLVVVAIVCLDVQKVILAIGAITPLLILVASAIALYAVFTREQSFAELDVLASQQQAGTRHWLLGAFLYVSYNIVAGAPILAILGGSAKGEKTAIWGGLIGGAALGLLMLVMSAGLLSRLDSVAELPMPMLSIANEVSPVLGVVMCLIIFGMIVNTAVGTMFSFLSRLLPAGTAQFRWGSLVTGVAAFGCSLVGFISLVGEVYPFFGYLGFVLMAAVLLAWVRRGRVSKALAV
- a CDS encoding RidA family protein gives rise to the protein MSNEIQRFPSSLPFPFSRAVKAGGFVFLSGQVPMTPGGEVVRGDIQAQTRAVCERIGESLAATGARFDQVVKVTVWLSDMSHFAGFNEVYKAFFGAALPVRSTVASALALGVDVEIEVQAFVGQS